From Lycium ferocissimum isolate CSIRO_LF1 chromosome 12, AGI_CSIRO_Lferr_CH_V1, whole genome shotgun sequence, one genomic window encodes:
- the LOC132040909 gene encoding uncharacterized protein LOC132040909 — MSSEAKKVVIDEEGVLRIKGRVYVPRMDNLIQTILEEAYSSRYSIHPGATKMYRDLRQRLLDQFLPLVEFTYNNSYHSSIDMAPFEALYGRKCRPPIGWFDTFKVRPWGTDMLRESPDKVKLIQENLLAAQRRQKEYADRKVRDLEFMVGEQVLLKAAYELALPPGLFGVHLVFHVSMLKRYHGDGPYVIRWDSVLLDENFSYEEEPVAKLDREVRKLRSKEITTVKDQWKNHHVEESTWETKSDMRNKYPHLFAESSTFFRCSFPLVCSGTNGYSIGI, encoded by the exons ATGAGTAGTGAGGCGAAGAAGGTTGTGATTGATGAAGAGGGTGTGTTGAGAATTAAGGGGCGCGTGTACGTTCCTCGAATGGATAACTTGATTCAGACAATTTTAGAGGAGGCCTacagttctagatattctattcatcctggtgctacgaagatgtaccgtgatCTGAGACAAAGATTactg GACCAGTTTTTACCATTGGTGGAGTTcacttacaataatagttatcattcaagtattgatatggctccATTCGAGGCACTttatgggaggaagtgtagaCCACCCATTGGGTGGTTTGATACGTTTAAAGTAAGACCTTGGGGTACTGATATGTTGAGAGAATCTCCAGATAAGGTCAAGCTGATTCAAGAAAATCTTTTAGCAGCTCAGCGTAGGCAGAAAGAGTATGCAGATCGAAAGGTTCGGGATCTTGAATTTATGGTGGGGGAACAAGTgttgttgaag GCAGCATATGAGTTAGCTTTACCCCCAGGTTTGTTCGGTGTTCATCTGGTGTTTCACGTCTCTATGCTAAAAAGGTATCATGGTGATGGGCCCTAtgtcattcgttgggattcagttTTGTTGGATGAGAATTTTTcctatgaggaagagcctgttGCTAAATTAGATAGGGAGGTGCGTAAGTTGAGATCGAAAGAAATCACGACAGTTAAGGACCAGTGGAAGAATCATCATGTTGAGGAATCCACTTGGGAGACCAAGTCAGATATGCGTAATAAGTATCCCCATCTTTTCGCTGAGTCAAGTACATTTTTTCGTTGTTCCTTCCCTCTTGTTTGTTCAGGGACGAACGGTTATTCAATTGGTATatga